A single genomic interval of Streptococcus suis harbors:
- a CDS encoding ABC transporter substrate-binding protein, whose amino-acid sequence MKKKWLTGLLSTVAVLTLAACASSGSSTATSGSNSTADTETFTYAINGDPSSTNPINTSDRWGLTLTNFIYSPLIRVEADGTYVNELADSYEIAEDGLSITVKLRQDVKWSDGERFNADDVIFTYEQKIKKENGGSDGLYINDQPVKLEKLDDYTVKFVLPAVSAPALDNIVTETYIIPQHVFKDEADFSASQLTATPVGTGPYKFVEYKHGEYIKLAANEYYYKGEAEIDNLVLRIIESADTTKVALQTGEVDAAFVLPSDIQDLSTDTITTYAYSENRVGYLGLNTSTEELKDVKVRQALLYALNKEEFNQAAYLDKKYYENPYSFLPVANPYVTEDVEKYEQNVEKAKQLLSEAGVSNLTLNLGYAGSDAAQTLQATLIQHQLSAIGVTVELAGGDSTALFTELKKEGSTAYDLFLGGYIMGNDPDQYARLFKTGGASNYFKLSSNEVDSLFEQGAVELDQTKREQIYDDLQATLADQAAIYPIVDNKKVLAVNNRVKNVEEAGLIPIYTFEDPSKLTIE is encoded by the coding sequence ATGAAGAAGAAGTGGCTAACAGGCTTATTATCTACAGTAGCGGTACTAACTTTGGCAGCTTGTGCTAGCAGTGGTTCATCAACTGCAACATCAGGTTCAAACTCAACTGCCGATACGGAAACTTTTACTTATGCAATCAATGGAGATCCCAGTTCGACAAACCCAATTAATACTAGTGATCGTTGGGGCTTGACCTTGACTAACTTTATCTACTCTCCACTTATTCGTGTTGAAGCAGATGGTACTTATGTAAATGAATTGGCTGATTCTTATGAGATTGCCGAAGATGGTCTAAGCATCACCGTTAAACTTCGTCAAGATGTCAAGTGGTCTGATGGGGAAAGATTCAATGCTGATGATGTCATCTTTACTTATGAACAAAAGATTAAAAAGGAAAATGGTGGTTCAGATGGTCTTTATATAAATGACCAACCAGTTAAGCTTGAAAAGTTGGATGATTACACGGTTAAATTCGTTCTTCCAGCTGTTTCTGCACCAGCCTTGGACAATATTGTTACGGAAACATACATTATTCCACAGCACGTTTTCAAGGATGAGGCAGACTTCTCGGCAAGCCAATTGACAGCGACACCAGTCGGAACTGGTCCGTACAAGTTTGTAGAATACAAGCATGGTGAATATATCAAACTCGCTGCTAATGAGTACTACTACAAGGGAGAAGCTGAAATTGATAACCTTGTCTTGCGGATTATTGAAAGTGCTGATACGACTAAAGTAGCCTTGCAAACAGGTGAAGTAGACGCGGCATTTGTCCTTCCTTCTGATATTCAAGATTTGAGTACGGATACTATCACAACCTATGCCTATAGTGAGAATCGTGTCGGTTATCTTGGGCTCAATACTTCGACTGAAGAATTGAAGGATGTGAAAGTTCGTCAAGCCTTGCTGTATGCCTTAAATAAAGAAGAGTTTAACCAAGCTGCTTACTTGGATAAAAAATACTATGAAAATCCATATTCATTCTTGCCAGTTGCTAATCCATATGTGACCGAAGATGTTGAGAAATATGAGCAGAATGTAGAAAAAGCAAAACAACTCTTATCTGAAGCAGGTGTTAGCAATTTGACTTTAAATCTTGGTTATGCAGGTTCTGATGCAGCTCAAACTTTACAGGCTACCTTAATTCAACACCAATTGTCAGCAATTGGTGTGACAGTTGAATTGGCAGGTGGGGACTCTACAGCACTCTTTACAGAGTTGAAAAAAGAAGGTTCAACAGCTTATGACCTCTTCTTGGGTGGCTATATCATGGGAAATGACCCTGATCAATATGCCCGCCTATTCAAAACAGGTGGAGCTTCAAACTACTTCAAATTGTCTTCAAACGAAGTGGATAGCCTTTTTGAACAAGGAGCTGTTGAGTTGGATCAAACGAAACGCGAACAAATCTATGATGATTTGCAAGCGACACTGGCTGACCAAGCTGCTATTTACCCAATCGTAGATAACAAGAAAGTGTTGGCGGTGAACAACCGTGTGAAAAATGTAGAAGAAGCGGGTTTGATTCCAATTTATACTTTTGAAGATCCGTCGAAGTTAACAATTGAATAG
- a CDS encoding ABC transporter permease yields MFRYIIKRILQAIPLLLLISFIVFSLIQLAPFDVIDSMTTPNMSQEQIDLLKVKYGLDQPFLVQYAVWLKGLLTGDLGFSLMTQHSIGIDLAEKIPNTISLVLPAYVTALILAITLGLLAASQRGKWVDKIIDAFASVGIAVPTFWFAMILIYFFGYKWQVFPFIGMYTLGKEGNLLDFLAHFTLPYVTLTMAFLPELIRFIRASAIVEVEKDYVTVQEAFKASRFEIFGKHVARNVLIPIVTQIGMALPMLVTGAIITETIFAWPGVGPYLTAATKSLDYPVIMAVMLLSATLVILGNLLSDILYAVVDPRIWKGGEGQ; encoded by the coding sequence ATGTTTCGATATATTATCAAAAGAATCTTGCAGGCAATTCCTCTCTTGCTGCTGATTTCTTTTATTGTCTTTTCTTTGATTCAATTGGCACCGTTTGATGTCATAGATTCGATGACAACGCCAAATATGAGTCAAGAACAAATTGATTTATTAAAGGTAAAATATGGATTGGATCAACCGTTTCTCGTTCAATACGCTGTTTGGCTTAAGGGATTGTTGACAGGAGATTTAGGTTTTTCACTGATGACTCAACACTCGATTGGGATTGATTTGGCTGAAAAAATTCCCAACACTATTTCATTGGTCTTGCCTGCATATGTGACTGCCCTAATCTTAGCGATTACATTGGGTTTGCTTGCTGCATCCCAAAGGGGTAAATGGGTAGACAAGATTATTGATGCCTTTGCTTCTGTAGGAATTGCAGTCCCGACTTTCTGGTTTGCCATGATTTTAATTTACTTTTTTGGATATAAATGGCAGGTTTTCCCATTTATTGGGATGTATACCTTGGGAAAAGAGGGAAACCTTCTTGATTTTCTGGCACATTTTACCTTACCCTATGTGACCTTGACTATGGCATTCTTACCAGAATTGATTCGATTTATCCGAGCCTCAGCGATTGTAGAGGTTGAAAAAGATTATGTAACCGTTCAAGAGGCTTTCAAAGCCAGTCGATTTGAGATATTTGGGAAACATGTGGCTCGCAATGTTTTGATTCCTATTGTGACTCAAATTGGGATGGCCTTGCCGATGCTAGTAACAGGTGCTATCATTACAGAAACCATTTTTGCATGGCCGGGAGTTGGTCCTTATTTGACAGCAGCTACTAAGAGTTTGGACTATCCAGTGATTATGGCTGTCATGCTTTTGTCTGCGACCTTAGTTATTCTAGGGAATCTCTTATCAGATATTCTCTATGCTGTGGTGGATCCGCGTATTTGGAAAGGAGGAGAAGGTCAATGA